From Streptomyces zhihengii, the proteins below share one genomic window:
- a CDS encoding formylglycine-generating enzyme family protein: MWAHEIVAGRPAWRHTPSGVVFRTVPGGTFRMGLSDAELDAVRAIDATDGPGGADDDLGAFFGDTERARPVREVRVEPFLIARHPLTVAQVRHWLPEYEDDFAESDHTAARLQDEVDDLLAALPFRLPSEAEWEYAARAGTTGLTFRGDGKPDEEEILDDFADEARTAAAENAFGLAAMGSSNEVCADVWIPHFTGAPADARPRTGEGPRTVRGGAGDLSPWQGCDEWLLLLSATRAEFDLFTAVRPVVPVPAAPDGALPGAGT, encoded by the coding sequence ATGTGGGCTCATGAGATCGTCGCCGGCCGCCCCGCCTGGCGGCACACCCCTTCCGGCGTGGTGTTCCGGACCGTCCCCGGCGGAACCTTCCGGATGGGCCTGTCCGACGCGGAACTCGACGCCGTGCGCGCCATCGACGCGACCGACGGCCCCGGCGGTGCCGACGACGACCTCGGAGCCTTCTTCGGCGACACCGAACGGGCCCGGCCGGTGCGGGAGGTACGGGTCGAGCCCTTCCTGATCGCCCGGCACCCGCTGACGGTGGCACAGGTGCGCCACTGGCTGCCGGAGTACGAGGACGACTTCGCCGAGTCCGACCACACGGCGGCACGTCTCCAGGACGAGGTGGACGATCTGCTCGCCGCGCTCCCGTTCCGGCTGCCCAGCGAGGCGGAGTGGGAGTACGCGGCCCGCGCGGGCACCACGGGCCTGACCTTCCGTGGCGACGGGAAGCCGGACGAGGAGGAGATCCTCGACGACTTCGCCGACGAGGCGCGCACGGCCGCGGCCGAGAACGCCTTCGGCCTGGCGGCCATGGGGTCCTCCAACGAGGTCTGCGCCGACGTGTGGATCCCGCACTTCACCGGCGCACCGGCGGACGCCCGCCCGCGCACCGGCGAGGGACCCCGCACGGTGCGCGGCGGCGCCGGCGACCTCTCCCCGTGGCAGGGCTGCGACGAATGGCTGCTCCTGCTCTCGGCGACGCGCGCGGAGTTCGACCTCTTCACCGCCGTCCGCCCGGTCGTCCCCGTCCCGGCCGCACCGGACGGCGCACTCCCCGGCGCCGGTACCTGA
- a CDS encoding TetR/AcrR family transcriptional regulator, whose product MTGRPYHHGNLRSTLLDAACAAIEETGPAALSLRDLARRAGVSHAAPAHHFGDKAGLLTELAAQGFDLLADALRAAGGDLTEAGVAYVLFAVRYRAHFEVMFQPGLHHPDDPVLDAARRRADEALTSALSSSGPARRANSEAKLAAWSIVHGFAALWTSGALPSRGGEDPAALARTVIGNLFS is encoded by the coding sequence ATGACCGGACGGCCCTACCACCACGGCAACCTCAGGAGCACTCTGCTCGACGCGGCCTGCGCGGCCATCGAGGAGACCGGCCCCGCCGCGCTGAGCCTGCGGGACCTCGCCCGCCGCGCCGGCGTCTCGCACGCCGCCCCCGCGCACCACTTCGGCGACAAGGCGGGGCTCCTCACCGAGCTCGCGGCCCAGGGCTTCGACCTGCTCGCCGACGCCCTCCGGGCCGCCGGAGGGGACCTGACCGAGGCCGGCGTGGCGTACGTCCTCTTCGCCGTCCGGTACCGCGCCCACTTCGAGGTGATGTTCCAGCCGGGCCTCCACCACCCCGACGACCCCGTCCTCGACGCCGCCCGCCGCCGCGCCGACGAGGCTCTGACCTCCGCCCTGTCCTCCTCCGGCCCCGCCCGCCGGGCGAACTCCGAGGCCAAGCTCGCGGCCTGGTCGATCGTCCACGGCTTCGCGGCCCTGTGGACCAGCGGCGCGCTCCCGAGCCGCGGCGGCGAGGATCCGGCCGCGCTGGCGCGCACGGTCATCGGCAACCTCTTCAGCTGA